The proteins below are encoded in one region of Desulfovibrio sp. X2:
- a CDS encoding ABC transporter ATP-binding protein, which translates to MSDIILEARALTMRFGGLTAVKEFTAAITRGSISGLIGPNGAGKTTCFNMITGFYKPTEGSVLLNGEDLTGKPPYAACKAGIARTFQNIRLFGNESVLENVLIGGHLRQKTGWFSAVLCLPSHFREDREMRERALGLLDTVGLAHLANEKASSLPYGAQRRLEIARALATEPSFLLLDEPAAGMNPQETQELMQFIRNIRERFGLTILLIEHDMKLVMNICEQIWVLDYGVTIAEGAPEAIQSNPRVIEAYLGEECATDA; encoded by the coding sequence ATGAGCGACATCATCCTCGAGGCCAGGGCCCTGACCATGCGCTTCGGCGGCCTGACCGCGGTCAAGGAGTTCACCGCCGCCATTACGCGCGGCAGCATCTCCGGCCTCATCGGCCCCAACGGCGCGGGCAAGACCACCTGCTTCAACATGATCACCGGCTTCTACAAGCCCACCGAGGGCAGCGTGCTCCTGAACGGCGAGGACCTGACCGGCAAGCCGCCCTACGCGGCCTGCAAGGCGGGCATCGCGCGCACCTTCCAGAACATCCGCCTCTTCGGCAACGAGAGCGTGCTCGAGAACGTGCTCATCGGCGGCCACCTGCGCCAGAAGACCGGCTGGTTTTCGGCCGTGCTCTGCCTGCCCTCCCACTTCCGCGAGGACAGGGAGATGCGCGAGCGCGCCCTGGGGCTGCTGGACACCGTGGGCCTCGCCCATCTCGCGAACGAGAAGGCCAGCAGCCTGCCCTACGGCGCGCAGCGCAGGCTCGAGATCGCCCGCGCCCTGGCCACCGAGCCCTCCTTCCTGCTCCTGGACGAGCCCGCCGCGGGCATGAACCCCCAGGAGACCCAGGAACTCATGCAGTTCATCCGCAACATCCGGGAACGGTTCGGCCTGACCATCCTGCTCATCGAGCACGACATGAAGCTGGTCATGAACATCTGCGAACAGATCTGGGTCCTGGACTACGGCGTGACCATCGCCGAGGGCGCGCCCGAGGCGATCCAGTCGAACCCCAGGGTCATCGAGGCCTATCTCGGAGAGGAGTGCGCGACAGATGCTTAA
- a CDS encoding aspartate ammonia-lyase, with protein MSPYRGGPRPAGECRIESDCLGELPVPARALYGIQTERAIRNFPITGVRISHYPEFVKSLAFIKKAAALANRRMELLDEARAEAICAACDQIIEGRHRGHFRVDVIQGGAGTSSNMNANEVIANLALEIMGRKRGDYAHLHPNNHVNLSQSTNDVYPSAIRLTLLSMGLALHEAMGVLAESLAKKSREFADVIKIGRTQLQDAVPMTLGQEFGAWAIMVGEDRQRLLEALDLVREINLGGTAIGTGINAPKGYAEAVVGILAEISGRRVVLAENLVEATQDAGAYVQFSGVLKRTAVKLSKICNDLRLLSSGPRCGLGEIHLPEMAPGSSIMPGKVNPIIPEVVNQIAFQVIGSDLTVTMAAEAGQLELNAMEPVLAHNLFGSLLLLRRGCKVLAAKCIDGITADEKRCRDFVAQSMGLATALSPYVGYETAARVALDAIRNGRTVHESARELLDWDEEKLSEVLAPEHMLAPTQPKREYFGFPLVQAAPTAAAAIIEPTAEPAAEPFGPEPMGNDAAGDACETGAQPARNEKEPS; from the coding sequence ATGTCGCCGTACCGCGGCGGGCCCAGGCCCGCAGGCGAATGCCGCATCGAGTCCGACTGCCTGGGCGAACTGCCGGTTCCGGCGCGCGCCCTCTACGGCATCCAGACCGAGCGGGCCATCCGCAACTTCCCCATCACCGGGGTGCGCATCTCGCACTATCCGGAGTTCGTGAAGTCGCTGGCCTTCATCAAGAAGGCCGCGGCCCTGGCCAACCGCCGCATGGAGCTCCTGGACGAGGCGCGCGCCGAGGCCATCTGCGCGGCCTGCGACCAGATCATCGAGGGCAGGCACCGCGGGCACTTCCGCGTGGACGTGATCCAGGGCGGGGCGGGCACCTCGAGCAACATGAACGCCAACGAGGTCATCGCCAACCTGGCGCTGGAGATCATGGGGCGCAAGCGCGGCGACTACGCGCACCTGCACCCCAACAACCACGTCAACCTCTCCCAGTCCACCAACGACGTCTATCCCTCGGCCATCCGCCTGACGCTCCTCTCCATGGGGCTGGCCCTGCACGAGGCCATGGGCGTGCTGGCCGAGTCGCTGGCGAAGAAGAGCCGCGAGTTCGCGGACGTGATCAAGATCGGCCGCACCCAGCTGCAGGACGCCGTGCCCATGACCCTCGGCCAGGAGTTCGGCGCCTGGGCCATCATGGTCGGCGAGGACAGGCAGCGCCTGCTCGAGGCCCTGGACCTCGTGCGCGAGATAAACCTGGGCGGCACGGCCATCGGCACGGGCATCAACGCGCCGAAGGGCTACGCCGAGGCCGTGGTGGGCATCCTGGCGGAGATAAGCGGGCGGCGCGTGGTGCTGGCCGAGAATCTCGTCGAGGCCACGCAGGACGCCGGAGCCTACGTGCAGTTCTCCGGCGTGCTCAAGCGCACGGCCGTGAAGCTCTCCAAGATCTGCAACGACCTGCGCCTGCTCTCCTCCGGCCCGCGCTGCGGCCTGGGCGAGATCCACCTGCCGGAGATGGCGCCCGGCTCGTCCATCATGCCGGGCAAGGTCAACCCCATCATCCCCGAGGTGGTCAACCAGATCGCCTTCCAGGTCATCGGCAGCGACCTCACCGTGACCATGGCCGCCGAGGCCGGGCAGCTGGAGCTGAACGCCATGGAGCCGGTGCTGGCGCACAACCTCTTCGGCTCGCTCCTGCTCCTGCGCCGCGGCTGCAAGGTTCTGGCCGCCAAGTGCATCGACGGCATCACGGCCGACGAGAAGCGCTGCCGCGACTTCGTGGCCCAGAGCATGGGGCTGGCCACGGCGCTCTCGCCCTACGTGGGCTACGAGACCGCGGCCAGGGTGGCGCTTGACGCCATCAGGAACGGCAGGACCGTGCACGAATCCGCGCGCGAGCTGCTGGACTGGGACGAGGAGAAGCTCTCCGAGGTCCTGGCCCCGGAGCACATGCTCGCGCCCACGCAGCCCAAGCGCGAATACTTCGGCTTCCCCCTGGTCCAGGCCGCGCCCACGGCCGCCGCGGCGATCATCGAGCCGACCGCCGAGCCCGCGGCCGAGCCGTTCGGGCCCGAGCCGATGGGGAACGACGCGGCCGGGGACGCCTGCGAGACCGGCGCGCAGCCCGCGCGCAACGAAAAGGAGCCCTCATGA
- a CDS encoding asparaginase domain-containing protein: MRLKIFSMGGTIDKIYFDDLSTYEVGEPQAGEILREAGVTFEFSVEEVMRKDSLHLTAEDRAVLRSRIEASEERHILITHGTDTMVETAAALKGLAKVIVFTGAITPARFKGSDAPFNLGCAVGAVQSLPDGVYIAMSGRIFEADKVRKNRAAGRFEDA; the protein is encoded by the coding sequence ATGAGACTCAAGATATTCAGCATGGGCGGGACCATCGACAAGATCTACTTCGACGACCTCTCGACCTACGAGGTGGGCGAGCCCCAGGCGGGCGAGATCCTGCGCGAGGCGGGCGTGACCTTCGAGTTCAGCGTGGAGGAGGTCATGCGCAAGGACAGCCTGCACCTCACGGCCGAGGACCGGGCCGTCCTGCGCTCCCGCATCGAGGCTTCCGAGGAGCGCCACATCCTGATCACCCACGGCACGGACACCATGGTCGAGACCGCCGCGGCACTCAAAGGCCTCGCCAAGGTCATCGTCTTCACCGGCGCCATCACCCCGGCCCGCTTCAAGGGCTCGGACGCGCCCTTCAACCTCGGCTGCGCCGTGGGCGCGGTCCAGTCCCTGCCGGACGGCGTCTACATCGCCATGAGCGGCCGCATCTTCGAGGCCGACAAGGTCCGCAAGAACCGCGCCGCCGGGCGCTTCGAGGACGCGTAG
- a CDS encoding branched-chain amino acid ABC transporter permease has product MNRTTSTLLNVLAVAALGLFLWWAQDSLDGYKIQILNLIAVNIILALSLNLIYGFTGMFSLGHAGFMAIGAYVCSILILSPGQKEMLFILGEALPWVQNAHAPFFVAIVAGGLAAALAGFIVGLPLLKLGDDYLGIATLGFAEIVRVIANNIPRVTNGALGFKGIPGYANLWWNFGWCLITLFVIVRILASNTGNVFKAIRDDEIAAKAMGVNVFRYKLLSFSIGSFFAGVGGALLASLLTTIDPKMFLFTLTFNVLMIVVTGGLGSLTGSVLAGIGITVLLEWLRFVENPIFFGDFEMPGIPGMRMVIFSLALILIILFRREGLMGMREITWRNIAGLFGRKGANQAAAGEGK; this is encoded by the coding sequence ATGAACCGCACCACCTCGACACTCCTGAACGTCCTGGCCGTGGCCGCGCTCGGCCTCTTCCTGTGGTGGGCCCAGGACTCGCTGGACGGCTACAAGATCCAGATCCTGAACCTCATCGCCGTGAACATCATCCTGGCGCTGTCGCTGAACCTGATCTACGGCTTCACCGGCATGTTCAGCCTCGGCCACGCCGGGTTCATGGCCATCGGCGCGTACGTCTGCTCCATCCTCATCCTCTCGCCCGGGCAGAAGGAGATGCTCTTCATCCTGGGCGAGGCGCTCCCCTGGGTGCAGAACGCCCACGCGCCCTTCTTCGTGGCCATCGTCGCGGGCGGCCTCGCGGCGGCGCTGGCCGGCTTCATCGTGGGCCTGCCGCTCTTAAAGCTCGGCGACGACTACCTGGGCATCGCCACGCTCGGCTTCGCGGAGATCGTGCGCGTCATCGCCAACAACATCCCGCGCGTGACCAACGGCGCGCTCGGCTTCAAGGGCATCCCGGGCTACGCCAACCTGTGGTGGAACTTCGGCTGGTGCCTGATCACGCTCTTCGTCATCGTGCGCATCCTGGCCAGCAACACGGGCAACGTCTTCAAGGCCATCCGCGACGACGAGATCGCGGCCAAGGCCATGGGCGTGAACGTCTTCCGCTACAAGCTGCTCTCCTTCTCCATCGGCTCGTTCTTCGCGGGCGTGGGCGGGGCGCTGCTGGCGAGCCTGCTGACCACCATCGACCCCAAGATGTTCCTCTTCACCCTGACCTTCAACGTGCTCATGATCGTGGTCACCGGCGGGCTCGGTTCCCTCACCGGCTCGGTGCTCGCGGGCATCGGCATCACCGTGCTGCTCGAGTGGCTGCGCTTCGTGGAGAACCCGATCTTCTTCGGCGACTTCGAGATGCCGGGCATCCCGGGCATGCGCATGGTCATCTTCTCCCTGGCGCTCATCCTCATCATCCTCTTCCGCCGCGAGGGACTCATGGGCATGCGCGAGATCACCTGGAGAAACATCGCCGGGCTCTTCGGACGCAAGGGCGCGAACCAGGCTGCTGCCGGGGAGGGCAAGTAG
- a CDS encoding ABC transporter ATP-binding protein — MLKVSDLHVYYGGIHALKGVNLTVPRGKIVTLIGANGAGKSSTLRAIAGLIKNKKGAITYNDRDLSHLDPVGIVKSGIVMSPEGRRIFPHLSVLENLHLGAYSRSDKAGIARDLEWVFELFPRMRERREQKGGTLSGGEQQMLAVGRALMSAPEMVMLDEPSLGLAPLLVRDVFEIIKVINEKGMTVLLVEQNAFAALKVAHHAYVLETGSVVLEGPGEELLRDERVCKAYLGG, encoded by the coding sequence ATGCTTAAGGTTTCGGACCTCCACGTCTACTACGGCGGCATCCACGCCCTGAAGGGCGTCAACCTGACCGTGCCGCGCGGCAAGATCGTGACCCTCATCGGGGCCAACGGCGCGGGCAAGAGCAGCACGCTGCGCGCCATCGCCGGGCTCATCAAGAACAAGAAGGGCGCCATCACCTACAACGACCGCGACCTGAGCCACCTCGACCCGGTGGGCATCGTCAAGTCCGGCATCGTCATGTCGCCCGAGGGCCGCCGCATCTTCCCGCACCTGAGCGTGCTCGAGAACCTGCACCTGGGCGCCTACAGCCGCTCGGACAAGGCGGGCATCGCCCGCGACCTGGAGTGGGTCTTCGAGCTCTTCCCGCGCATGCGCGAGCGCCGCGAGCAGAAGGGCGGCACGCTGTCCGGCGGCGAGCAGCAGATGCTGGCCGTGGGCCGGGCGCTCATGAGCGCGCCGGAGATGGTCATGCTCGACGAGCCCTCCCTGGGCCTCGCCCCCCTGCTCGTGCGCGACGTCTTCGAGATCATCAAGGTCATCAACGAGAAAGGCATGACCGTGCTCCTCGTGGAGCAGAACGCCTTCGCCGCCCTCAAGGTCGCGCACCACGCCTACGTGCTGGAGACGGGCAGCGTGGTGCTCGAGGGCCCGGGCGAGGAACTGCTCCGGGACGAGCGGGTCTGCAAGGCATACCTCGGAGGATAG